A genomic window from Solanum stenotomum isolate F172 chromosome 10, ASM1918654v1, whole genome shotgun sequence includes:
- the LOC125841505 gene encoding thermospermine synthase ACAULIS5 — protein MGSEALEFFSCDNNNNNHGFCYEPKKNTIMEETDNLSIIHDGSWFEEEIDVDLKWSFALNSVLHKGTSEYQDIALLDTKHFGKILVIDGKMQSAEVDEFIYHECLIHPALLCHPNPKNVFIMGGGEGSAAREALRHKCMEKVVMCDIDKEVVDFCKKHLTANHEAFLHKKLNLVINDAKAELEQRQEKFDIIVGDLADPVEGGPCYQLYTKSFYQNILKPKLNDTGIFVTQAGPAGVFTHKEVFSSIYNTTKQVFKYVLAYTAHVPSFADTWGWVMASDQPFCLDAGKLDKKIAERIEGELLYLNGASFFSSTILNKTVAKTLKNESHVYTEDDARFIHGHGLGCRN, from the exons ATGGGTAGTGAAGCTTTGGAATTTTTTTCttgtgataataataataataatcatggTTTTTGCTATGAACcaaaaaagaacacaattatGGAGGAAACTGATAATCTTTCCATTATTCATGATGGTTCTTGGTTTGAAGAAGAGATTGATGTTGATCTCAAATGGTCTTTTGCTTTGAACag TGTGCTGCACAAAGGAACAAGCGAGTACCAAGATATTGCTCTTTTGGACACCAAACACTTTGGGAAG ATATTGGTGATAGATGGGAAGATGCAGAGTGCAGAAGTGGATGAATTTATATATCATGAATGTCTCATTCATCCAGCTCTCTTATGTCACCCAAA CCCCAAAAATGTGTTCATAATGGGAGGTGGTGAAGGGTCTGCAGCAAGGGAAGCTCTTAGACACAAATGTATGGAGAAAGTTGTCATGTGTGACATTGATAAG GAGGTTGTTGATTTCTGCAAGAAACATCTAACAGCAAACCATGAGGCTTTTCTTCACAAGAAGCTTAACTTGGTCATTAACGATGCCAA AGCTGAGCTAGAGCAGAGGCAAGAAAAGTTTGATATCATAGTTGGGGATTTAGCTGATCCAGTTGAAGGAGGACCTTGTTACCAACTCTATACCAAATCTTTCTATCAAAATATCCTTAAACCTAAGCTTAACGATACTGGCATCTTCGTTACTCAG GCTGGACCAGCAGGGGTTTTTACACACAAGGAAGTTTTCTCATCCATTTACAACACAACCAAGCAGGTTTTCAAAT ATGTGCTGGCATATACAGCTCATGTACCCTCATTTGCTGATACTTGGGGATGGGTTATG GCTTCTGACCAACCATTTTGTCTTGATGCTGGAAAATTGGACAAGAAAATAGCAGAAAGAATTGAAGGAGAATTGTTATATCTTAATGGTGCTTCATTCTTCTCTTCCACCATCTTGAACAAGACTGTTGCCAAAAC GCTGAAGAATGAGAGTCATGTGTATACTGAAGATGATGCAAGGTTCATTCATGGGCATGGATTGGGATGTAGAAATTGA
- the LOC125841365 gene encoding mechanosensitive ion channel protein 10-like: MDSNGKAVKFSGEIGMVENKKPPSDVVVLISEDERDSKSPVRPSRSTVDPPSGSQIPKTVQVSDSSPEIARYPPSPSSNKPPKIPTNETLTRRKSLASSVFSKPKSRFGEQSLPIDANMFDEQPEPSANSPYRNVSNRASPTAKMGSSDTFKETTRTVSISVTPRTPLMASPGGFGGVDEDEEIYKKVSSRNKLKYNKVKTKVLIEWLVFLCLLGCLLASLLVKKFEHWKLWDLKIWKWIVLVMVTFSGMLVTKWFIHFVALLIELNFLLRKKVLYFVFGLKKSVQVCIWFGLVLLTWVLLFSNEERSHSTEKVTNFITRTIAALLIGSFLWLLKTLLLKILAASFHVNTFFDRIQESIFHQYILLTLSGLPVMESAQMLGRSNSVASQFSFRKTMKGKDGKEKKEKAVIDINKLHEMKREKVSAWTMKMLVDVISNSGLSTISGSLGENDYDIGCEQADKEINNEEEAIAAAYHIFRNVAPPGSKYIDEYDLKRFLIKEEVDIVLPMIDVAETGQIDKKALTEWVVKVYQGRRALSHALNDTKTAVKQLNKLVTCILIVIIIIIWLLLVGIATTKVLVFLSSQLVVAAFIFGNTCKTIFEAIIFVFVMHPFDVGDRCVIDGVQMTVEEMNILSTVFLRFDNEKIFYPNSVLAVKPISNFYRSPDMGDNFEFSIDYRTPVEKIGALKEKIKRYLEKTPQYWHPNHSVVVKEIENMNKIKMAVFFNHTMNFQNYGEKNRRRTELILEMKKMFDDLNIKYDLLPQEVHLVEQRGH; encoded by the exons ATGGATTCAAATGGTAAAGCTGTAAAATTTAGTGGGGAGATTGGCATGGTAGAGAACAAGAAACCCCCCAGTGATGTGGTTGTCTTGATCTCTGAGGATGAAAGGGATTCTAAGAGTCCTGTTCGACCATCAAGATCAACAGTTGATCCCCCTTCAGGTTCCCAGATTCCAAAGACTGTGCAAGTCAGTGATTCCTCACCTGAAATTGCAAGGTATCCTCCAAGCCCAAGCTCCAACAAACCACCCAAAATCCCAACTAATGAAACTCTCACTCGGCGAAAATCGCTTGCCAGCTCTGTATTTTCGAAACCCAAGTCAAGATTTGGTGAACAATCTCTACCTATTGATGCCAACATGTTTGATGAACAACCTGAGCCAAGTGCAAATTCCCCTTATAGGAATGTATCTAACCGTGCTTCGCCTACTGCTAAAATGGGTTCTAGTGATACATTTAAAGAGACTACAAGAACAGTATCTATATCAGTAACCCCAAGAACACCGTTAATGGCATCACCTGGTGGTTTTGGAGGAGTCGATGAAGATGAGGAGATATATAAGAAAGTGAGCTCAAGGAATAAGTTGAAGTATAACAAAGTTAAGACAAAAGTTCTGATTGAATGGCTGGTGTTTCTTTGTCTTTTAGGATGTTTGCTTGCTAGTTTATTGGTTAAGAAATTTGAACACTGGAAACTTTGGGATTTGAAGATCTGGAAGTGGATTGTCCTTGTTATGGTGACCTTTAGTGGCATGTTGGTTACTAAGTGGTTTATACATTTTGTTGCCTTGTTGATAGAGTTGAACTTTTTATTGAGGAAGAAGGTGTTATATTTTGTCTTTGGTCTAAAGAAAAGTGTTCAAGTTTGCATTTGGTTTGGCTTGGTTCTTCTCACATGGGTTCTGCTTTTCTCAAATGAGGAACGGTCACATTCCACTGAGAAGGTTACTAATTTTATTACAAGGACTATAGCAGCTTTACTTATCGGATCATTCTTGTGGCTCTTGAAGACTTTGCTGCTAAAGATTTTGGCTGCCTCCTTCCATGTAAATACATTCTTTGATAGGATTCAAGAATCAATCTTTCATCAGTATATTCTACTGACCCTATCAGGACTTCCAGTTATGGAGTCTGCTCAGATGCTGGGGAGATCAAACAGTGTTGCCAGTCAATTCAGTTTCCGTAAAACAATGAAGGGAAAAGATGGgaaggaaaagaaggaaaaggCGGTGATTGATATTAATAAGCTTCATGAGATGAAGCGAGAAAAGGTCTCTGCATGGACCATGAAAATGTTAGTTGATGTAATATCTAACTCAGGACTTTCCACTATCTCTGGCTCGTTAGGTGAAAATGATTATGATATAGGATGTGAGCAAGCAGATAAGGAGATCAACAATGAGGAGGAAGCAATTGCTGCTGCCTATCACATCTTCAGGAATGTCGCACCGCCTGGTTCCAA GTACATTGATGAGTATGACCTTAAGAGATTCTTGATTAAAGAAGAGGTCGATATTGTGCTCCCCATGATAGATGTGGCAGAAACTGGACAGATTGATAAGAAAGCATTGACGGAATGGGTG GTTAAGGTTTATCAAGGACGCAGAGCTCTATCACATGCTTTGAATGATACAAAAACTGCTGTAAAGCAATTGAACAAGCTTGTGACATGCATTCTGATTGTCATAATAATCATCATATGGCTCCTCTTGGTGGGTATAGCGACTACTAAAGTGCTTGTCTTTCTGTCGTCACAACTCGTGGTAGCTGCTTTTATTTTTGGGAATACTTGCAAGACTATATTTGAAGCtatcatatttgtatttgtGATGCATCCTTTTGATGTTGGCGATCGATGCGTCATTGATGGTGTTCAG ATGACTGTTGAAGAAATGAATATCTTATCCACAGTATTCTTGAGGTTTGATAACGAAAAGATATTCTACCCAAATTCAGTTTTGGCGGTCAAGCCAATAAGCAATTTCTACAGAAGTCCTGATATGGGTGATAACTTCGAGTTTTCCATTGATTACAGAACACCTGTGGAAAAGATAGGAgctttaaaagagaaaataaagag GTACTTAGAGAAAACTCCCCAGTATTGGCATCCAAATCATAGTGTTGTGGTGAAGGAGATTGAAAatatgaacaaaataaaaatggcaGTCTTTTTCAATCATACGATGAACTTTCAGAACTATGGCGAAAAGAACAGACGGAGAACTGAACTGATCCtagaaatgaagaaaatgttTGATGACCTGAATATAAAATATGATCTTCTTCCTCAGGAAGTTCATCTTGTCGAACAGAGAGGACACTAG